Proteins encoded together in one Streptomyces sp. TLI_171 window:
- a CDS encoding relaxase/mobilization nuclease domain-containing protein, giving the protein MIPKIRRGSRTHGLLAYLYGPGKRDEHTDPHLVGSWDGFAPDPSRDTGADADPKATMIRLAAALDLRVKQVGTAAPAQHVWHCSVRTDPGDRILSDEEWNTVARRLVHAVNLAPEGDPDGCRWVAVRHADDHIHILATMVRGDLRRPRMNYDFKKAQAECRRIEQEMGLRQLKPGDGTAATNPTSAERFKAERTGRAETPRESLREAVRQAVAGAASEEEFFTRLREAGLRVKLRHAPSGDVLGYNVALPGDRNRDSEPIWFPGSKLAPDLSLPRIRRRLTDAPSDTATPRPGTSRTDRSRSAPARTRRIAAVTAERATVLLDEDGDEAAAQLVGAGELLDALAQTAPAATRAELRDAARAFERATRSHIRAENADIRALRSAARGIVHAGTALGRGEDGGATAMVLSTLVLLTLAAARWHSARGHAQQAAASRQAAEHLRAAYRQSAATPLRTMRERAQVLPEPERRRHEATIRAALGEPATRADNRTGTAERFDALAATLAEAEKAGHDPQALLEEAVDRRELESARDMDAVLVWRIRRLADLPAFPSSTSKPKAGTNLTKKAPARPAARTATPAPTRPTTDPHRPAPRR; this is encoded by the coding sequence ATGATCCCCAAGATCCGACGCGGCTCCCGCACCCACGGCCTGCTCGCCTACCTCTACGGTCCGGGGAAGCGCGACGAGCACACCGACCCCCACCTGGTGGGCAGTTGGGACGGCTTCGCTCCGGACCCCAGCCGGGACACCGGCGCGGACGCAGACCCGAAGGCCACCATGATCCGACTCGCGGCAGCCCTGGACCTGAGGGTCAAGCAGGTTGGCACCGCCGCCCCGGCCCAGCACGTCTGGCACTGCTCGGTACGCACCGACCCCGGCGACCGCATCCTGAGCGACGAGGAGTGGAACACCGTCGCCCGCCGCCTGGTCCACGCCGTCAACCTCGCCCCCGAAGGCGACCCGGACGGCTGCCGGTGGGTCGCCGTCCGCCACGCCGACGACCACATCCACATCCTGGCCACCATGGTCCGAGGCGACCTTCGCCGACCCCGGATGAACTACGACTTCAAGAAGGCCCAGGCCGAATGCCGCCGCATCGAGCAGGAGATGGGACTGCGCCAGCTCAAGCCCGGCGACGGCACCGCCGCCACCAACCCCACCAGCGCCGAACGCTTCAAGGCCGAGCGCACCGGCCGCGCCGAGACCCCGCGCGAGAGCTTGCGCGAAGCCGTCCGCCAGGCTGTTGCCGGAGCCGCGAGCGAAGAGGAGTTCTTCACCCGGCTGCGCGAGGCCGGCCTGCGGGTGAAGCTCCGCCACGCCCCCTCCGGCGACGTGCTCGGCTACAACGTCGCCCTGCCCGGAGACCGCAACCGCGACAGCGAGCCGATCTGGTTCCCAGGCTCCAAGTTGGCCCCCGATCTGTCCCTGCCGCGGATCCGCCGCCGCCTGACCGACGCACCCTCCGACACCGCCACGCCCCGACCCGGCACGTCCCGCACCGACCGGTCCCGGTCCGCGCCCGCCCGCACCCGGCGCATCGCCGCCGTTACTGCTGAGCGCGCCACCGTACTCCTCGACGAAGACGGCGACGAAGCCGCCGCCCAGCTCGTCGGCGCCGGCGAACTCCTCGACGCGCTCGCCCAGACCGCACCGGCCGCCACCCGCGCCGAACTACGTGACGCAGCAAGGGCCTTCGAGCGCGCCACCCGTTCCCACATCCGAGCCGAGAACGCGGATATCCGCGCCTTGCGCTCGGCCGCCCGCGGAATAGTCCACGCCGGAACAGCGCTTGGACGAGGAGAGGACGGCGGAGCCACCGCGATGGTCCTCTCCACCCTCGTCCTGCTCACCCTCGCCGCCGCCCGCTGGCACTCCGCCCGCGGCCACGCCCAGCAGGCAGCAGCCTCCCGCCAGGCCGCCGAACACCTGCGCGCCGCCTACCGGCAGAGCGCCGCGACCCCGCTGCGGACGATGCGCGAGAGGGCTCAGGTGCTGCCCGAACCCGAACGCCGCCGCCACGAAGCCACCATCCGGGCCGCCCTCGGCGAACCGGCCACCCGCGCCGACAACCGCACCGGCACCGCCGAGCGGTTCGACGCCTTGGCTGCCACCCTCGCCGAAGCCGAGAAGGCCGGCCACGACCCCCAGGCCCTCCTCGAAGAAGCCGTCGACCGCCGCGAGCTGGAGAGCGCCCGCGACATGGACGCCGTGCTGGTCTGGCGCATCCGCCGCCTCGCCGACCTGCCCGCCTTCCCCAGCAGCACCAGCAAGCCGAAGGCCGGCACCAACTTGACCAAGAAGGCGCCCGCCCGCCCGGCCGCCCGCACCGCAACCCCGGCACCCACCCGACCGACCACCGACCCCCACCGCCCTGCACCCCGACGCTGA